From Linepithema humile isolate Giens D197 chromosome 8, Lhum_UNIL_v1.0, whole genome shotgun sequence, one genomic window encodes:
- the LOC137001627 gene encoding uncharacterized protein: MEGEPCESRNNRDRRSSPGTDAVWLRATARTAGGRLYALRRGQGRPRKDGSGPFKPAPPLGASESDSDDGERETRTNTSAGSALESVAAIRGVGGPAGISPFAEVAPPSFSGPQRRRAEEIRRMERGTTEEMLKNIDQGLLSIEDVRQRAANLKGELSGKLKLGVYVLREVVRTMAARASEGGDPGYWREKVLSLERDMEVLKAENGRLQRRTRKQQAELANLRAGERPDSPVEGGAPSSTDDAGGTAMEVVGSGGIPPLLHPPGDPSLAENLAGIAKTLVGFGERLRGKSGWAYSSSGPCLSPPPSASHWGSCSGRGGGRRRKRRGEGRPGGRSFVGLVVHLPSPRRGLPPISRILHWRGMLRQQWVNGPPLIGAIRGREGL; encoded by the coding sequence ATGGAGGGGGAACCCTGTGAATCCCGCAACAACAGAGACCGTAGATCTTCGCCGGGGACGGACGCAGTTTGGCTGCGCGCAACGGCGAGGACTGCCGGTGGACGGCTCTACGCATTGAGGAGAGGCCAGGGGAGGCCGCGGAAGGACGGATCTGGTCCGTTCAAGCCCGCCCCTCCCCTGGGAGCATCAGAGTCTGACTCTGACGACGGGGAAAGGGAGACCCGCACGAATACCTCGGCGGGAAGTGCGTTGGAGAGCGTGGCCGCAATTCGGGGCGTTGGGGGCCCCGCGGGGATCAGCCCGTTTGCGGAGGTAGCGCCGCCCAGCTTCTCCGGCCCGCAGAGGAGAAGGGCGGAGGAGATCAGGAGGATGGAGAGGGGCACGACTGAGGAGATGTTGAAAAACATCGACCAGGGGCTTCTCTCCATCGAGGATGTTAGGCAGCGCGCTGCCAATTTAAAAGGGGAGCTGAGCGGGAAGCTCAAGCTAGGGGTCTACGTCCTCAGAGAGGTCGTTCGGACCATGGCCGCTAGGGCCTCTGAGGGCGGAGACCCCGGATACTGGAGGGAGAAGGTCCTGTCGTTGGAGAGGGACATGGAGGTCCTTAAGGCTGAAAATGGCCGTCTCCAACGCAGGACCAGGAAGCAGCAGGCGGAGCTGGCCAACCTTAGGGCCGGCGAGAGACCCGACTCGCCTGTGGAAGGGGGTGCCCCTTCCAGCACGGATGATGCGGGGGGGACGGCGATGGAGGTGGTAGGAAGTGGGGGGATCCCTCCCCTTCTCCACCCGCCAGGTGATCCGAGTCTAGCGGAAAACCTGGCGGGAATCGCCAAAACCCTGGTAGGGTTTGGCGAAAGGCTGAGGGGAAAAAGCGGCTGGGCCTACTCCTCCTCCGGTCCCTGCCTCTCCCCGCCCCCAAGCGCTTCCCACTGGGGGAGTTGTTCGGGACGGGGGgggggaagaagaagaaaaagaaggggGGAAGGAAGACCGGGGGGGCGGTCCTTCGTGGGATTGGTGGTACATCTCCCCAGCCCGCGACGGGGTCTCCCGCCAATCTCCCGGATCCTCCATTGGAGGGGGATGCTGCGCCAGCAATGGGTGAATGGACCACCGTTGATCGGCGCAATAAGAGGAAGGGAAGGGCTGTGA